Within the Debaryomyces hansenii CBS767 chromosome E complete sequence genome, the region ATTAATGTGCCTTGCGAGAGCATTATTAATTCCTTCACACATATTAGTGTTAGACGAAGCTACGGCTGCCGTTGATGTTGAAACTGACCTCGTGTTACAAGAGACTATTAGAAGGGAATTCAAGGACAGAACAATTATGACTATTGCGCATAGATTGAATACAATTATGGATTCCGACAGGATTATTGTTCTTGAAAATGGTGAAGTTGCTGAGTTTGATACACCTGccaatttattgaagaataaacAGTCGTTATTCTACGCTTTGTGTAAGCAAGGTGGTATTTCTGAggattaattaatgattctttcattccaggttattattattttatataactGTTAAACAATATACAACGATATATAATACTTTTTACAATCCGTTCAATGTTCACTTCTCTTTCTCAAAGAGTTGATATAATACAAGGGGTAAAATTGATCTCTTGATTCTACTTCACAATTATTCGCTGTAGAAATAGCTTTTGACAAATTAGAtctatcaacaatttctaaattatttgaatcgttatttatttgatagAATTCCAATAAATCATCGCCCGATTCTATATCCTTTGAAGCGATAAAAGTCCCTGACGACTGGTCCAAACAAATATCAACTAAGGAATAATTAACTTTCAATGTGCACTTATgtataattgaaaaatcgtcttttaattcaaataataaaacacAGTTCGTATTTTCACATAGAACAATAAGTAGCTTTTCACTTGATTTAGGATTAACATACgttaatattttagaaatagaaatttCTCTCTTGGAGTCTTCAGTAAGAAATCTTTCAGGAGGTAAATGGGAGTCAGTCAAAAATGGTTGAATTAAGTCACGTAACGGAACCTTGCTAAgcaattcatttttatacCAATTCCACAAGCAAACAAATTCATCTCCTCCACCACTGATCAATAAGTCTGTATTAAAATCAGGAATATGTAATGACGAAACAAACTCACGATGACCAAACAACCAATGTTTGACAATATAAGATTTTGGATAATTTGACACCTTTATATGCTCATCTCTATCACCAGTTAAAATAAACTGCTTTCCATTATGTTCGGCGATTTTAACATCACTTAACATTGAGACATGGCCTAATAATGGagataattctttctcATCAATTGCTGCTTCTGagtcaatttcaatagtATAAACATCACCGAACTTATCGGCTACAACGACTGTCCTATCGTCGATAGAAGTAGATACTGCACAAGGTCTTTTTGGAAAGACTTGACGTTTAATAAGTGTTAGGCAGTTTTCagtattttcaaaatcgaTACTAAAAATAATGACTGATTTATCACTATCAGTAATCCCAATTAAGAACTTTTCATCCTTTGATAATGTTAAAGCTCTAATGTAATTGTAGATTGGTGGAGCACCAGGACCAGGCACTGGGATTTTTGGTACTTTAATTGGTTTTGAAACACTCgatttttgtttcttaTAAGGCGCAGTGTTCTCTTGTTCGGTGTCTTCGCTGGTTTGTgttaattcttcttgttgcGCTTGCAACAccttaattttttcttcttgttgtttCTTCAAAGAAGTATTACTGTTAACTTCATCGATCCAAACTCCAAGTAATGATCCTGATTCCAAGTCAAAAACTTGTAAGTTGTTTTTCACAGTAGCAAATAAATGCTTTCCAGACTTATCTGTGGTTATGATTTGAAAAGGGTGTTTCATTTGTGCATATATAAGACCTACTGATCAACTGGCAGCTCAAAAGGTTtctctttgaaaaatttaagaTGAGTTCCAAGTCACGTGGTGCTCTAACGTTTTGCAACTAAATTTCTCTAAAGCtttaattgaagaaaatatgcTAATATACTGTACTTTCTACTATTTATGTACTATCAGGGAGTAAATACTTGGAATAtgttttcattatctttcAAAAGTTTTATACATGTATGGATAAACCTTAGgatttctttttaaatCCCCAACCACTGGTCCAACTAGATATTCTATTTCCAATTGGCTTCGTAGGAGTACGGGGAATGTCTTCTTTGCTTGAAGCAGACAGCTCCTTCgtttctttttctttattatcatctGCATTAGTAGCTTCTTCTGAACTAGGAATGAACTTTTGCGCTTTCATCTCACTATCCAACACCGATGAAGGCTGATTCGAATTTAAtctcaatttcaaattattaaaaagagctgtaaatttatattgttCGCtatcatttattaatcCAACGCTTATATGTTTTGGATCtaagaagttgaaaataaattcatctGCCATCTGattccaaattttgaagttgtTAGTAGTAAGCCAgcattcaataaatttcgaattaaataatgttAGATTTCCGTTATCGATATTATTGAGATTTacatcttcttctaaatGCTCCACAATAGTTGAAGAATCGGAAGATGGCTTACCATCGCTATTTTCATTCTGATGTAAGGTAACGTTAGAAAACCCCGGTGGAGGCTGGTTGAATTTTTCGCTGTATTGGTTATATCTCGTTGTGGATAGTAAAGATAAAAGATAGTCCTCGAACTCAAACCGTACAAAGTCGTCACTTCCAATGAATTGTTCATTATCGATATCATTCTGCCattcatctttttcattactCTTGATTTTGCTAATTAACGCATTTACAAACTTTTTATCCTTTGATGTTAAGTGCAATTCTTCAGGTTTTCCTTTAGGATAGCTTAGCTCATTTGtatctaaattaattaataaatcgaCATTTAACGACTCCAGCTGATTAACGAAAAGTAAATTAGAACAGCCTACCATGTAAGACCTTGTTTCGGAAGCACTCAATTCACTTAACTGTTGTAGAGGTAAATATGGATTCCAAAATGAGCCTTTTGTATTGAAGACTTGTAAGGGTAAACCAAAAAATCTTAGCATTGATTGTCTACTGCTAGTATTCAACGAATTTGGTTTTGTTAATGGTCCATTagtttcaataaaatctGACAATGGACAACCTGAATTACCGAGGTTGTTAATCAAATTTGGTATAAGcgatattaaattattctgaAATTGAGTTAgcatttccaaattattattcgagtatattagaattttctTCTCCAATAATAAGGCCTTAAAAATTACCAATAGGTTCGTTTTAAACTTCAGAAGTGTATGCTTTAGATTTAAATTAACAAAGAATTCATCCTGCctttcaacaaattcatTTAAACTCGATTGCTTCTTTGATGTAGAGTCTTTTATCACTCCCTCCTTTTCTTTAACCCTGAAAGTTGTATTCAAGTTATCATATAGACTTTCTAATATCTCGGTGTTACCAAAGTTGTTTTGTAAGAAATAACTAGCggatataattgataatttttccTTTATGATCTGAAAGATCGGCTGATTCTTAGCAATTACTACAACCGCCTTCTGAACTATCGACCTTGTGATATCCTTGTTCCTTGATATCTCTTCATCAGAGAGGTCGCTTGTCTTGACTTGCCTTACGCATGAGCACCCAAATAGCGTTTCCAAATGCCTTGGATCACCGTCGAAGCTATTATAATCTTCTCCATCATCGTATGATTTACCGGTCTTAAAGTCATATACTAAGTTAAAGTTGGAAAAGGTTTCTTCGAATAGATGAGATCCATCTGGTAAGGCTTGAAATGGTAAAttcttaaataatttattgtcCTGTGGGTACAGTGGGTAATAGTTCGATCTCCACCATTGAATCTCAGGACCTCTAACATGATGAAAATCAACTAAACAAACAGCAAAAATCATATCATTAACATTAGTATTCATGCCCTGTGTAAAGCTCGTTTCCACGATCGGTAGATTGCGTATTTGTATTGATTTCTTGCGCTTCACAGAGCCCGGCGTTGATACCGGCGTTTCGTCACTAGCTGACGAAATTGACTTATTTCTGCTCCCTAAACGCATTGGTCTACAATGAAATTCTCCATTCTTCTCCTCTGATGTTCTCCTTTCTTGTCTTTTAGCCAATCTAATCGGTTTGATGGTGAATTCCTCATTTCCGTGATTGCTAATACTCGAAGGTATTGTTGATGCTGAAGCAGTCGTTACTGCAGTCGATGGTTCCTGAAAGGGATTAGATTCGCTGGGAGAATTGGTCGATATACCTAACCCTATATCATTAGTTTCGTCCATGATATCATCTATAAATTTATCCTATATCACTATATCTAAGAGTATTTTGGCGATGGTACAAATATTCTCACCTAAAATATACGATCATCTACTCACCGACTTAATCGATCAGCACACTTTTTTTTACACCAATAAACATTCATTCTTGTTCGTCCGAGTTACGATCTTACCTGTGACATTAATTCGGGTCTCTATAGCCATGGTATAATATCATAGACGTCTACCTGTGGTCTGTGGTTAATATGGATAATTACAAATTATCACGTGCGTTATCTAGTAGTATTTATGAACAGATCGTCGATTGATAATAAAGTCTTTGTAGCTGGCATTATAAAATGGGGTTGAAACAGGACGATAAGTTCCCAACTGATGTTACATTTAAGTACATTCCAATCGAGTTAAATAATACCCAGGATCCTTTGACATGCGAGCAGCCAATTTTGCTTAAACTTGATAAGCATTTGGAAGAAACGGATGGGAATACTTTAATTGTTTCTGTCCCTGGAGCATTTACTCCCACATGTACCGCAAATCACATTCCCCCATTTTTGACCAATTTGTCAAAGttaaagaaggaaaagaacATTGGATCAATTATAGTTATTAGTGCTAATGATGCATTTGTTTTAAATGCTTGGGGAAAATTGTTACTATCCACAGTAAAAGTGACAGAACCAGCACCTAAGATTTTCTTTGCTTCAGATGGAAATGCTGCTTTCAGTAAGGAGTATGATTTATCGGTTGATGCTTCTGCCAATGGCATGGGTATCAGAACTGCTAGGTATGCTATTGTCGTTGAAGACAAAACAAGAAAGATATCATATTTGGGCaaagaagttgaaagaGGTGTCAAGTTCAGTGGAATTGACGCTATTTTACAAGCAAAATTGTAATTGGTCTTATCTTGATGTAGCTAATTagttatttattgaatataaaactAGACTGAATTTATCACTTTTAGCAATGAAGCCATTGTAAATCCAATGAGACCGAAGAGATTAACTACAACAGAAGTAGCTTCACAGcaaattgattattgtAACTACCAATTGTTCTAGCTCCCTGATATTGATCGGAATTTTTACCTGATTTGCAATAAGCAAGCATGCAGTCGCAGACTTTGTAACACGGAAGAATGGTCAATTGAACAGGTAATAGCAAGTACTTGCTTAATTGCACACACAAATTGTACACGGATCGTTTAACCGTCTAAATTAATAGACGTTCGAGCAATGAACGCTGAATATACGGCTATGTATTGCATCTgttgatatataattatatagaaTAACTACCCCGCGGAATGCTCACACAAACCAGTCGACTGTCCGGTTTCAGGAAATTTACAATTCACCGGAAGCATCGATAGTAATTCTAGACTTGGTAGCaccagaaccagaaccGTAGGATTCGACCTTCTTGACAATGTCGAAACCATCGACAACTTCACCGAAAACGACGTGCTTACCATCTAACCATGGGCATGTAACAGtggtaatgaagaattgggAACCGTTGGTGTTTGGTCCTGCGTTAGCCATGGACAATAAACCTGGTTTCTCGTGCTTCTTGACGAAGTTTTCATCACGGAACTTTTCACCGTAGATAGACTTACCACCGGTACCGTTACCTCTGGTGAAGTCACCACCTTGCAACATGAATTGTGGGATAACTCTGTGGAAAGTGGAGCTAGCGTATCCAAATCCCTTTTCACCGGTACATAAAGCTCTGAAGTTTTCAGCAGTCTTTGGGACAACATCGTCGTATAACTTGAAGGTAACTCTACCTAACTTGTTGCCATCGGCggaaatatcaaaatagaCTTGAGACATgtttaattgattaattatttaattgattaatatatgtaattaattaattaaatgaaaaagaacaaaatattCCACTATGAACAACAATTTGCCGTTAAAGATACGTAGTCCAACATCCTGGTCTACGGGCACGACCTTTCCGGATTCCACCAAAAACGTGCTTTAACCGGAATTTCGATCGATCCAATCTTCGGTACGGCGAAGGGTGCAAAAAAATTGACGACATTATAAGCTATAGGGTTGATCCAGCAGCATTACgacaattgaaaaatcttaATGTTAAAATGATAAGGGTAGGATATTAAATTACGAATGAGGTCAGCTGAGTTGTACGTTAGACCAGTTGAATACGCCTCAAAAGTGGGTACTAGACATAAAACAATATGATCGCAGTGCACCCATACACCTTAACAAATATATCCCTGATTTGGTGTCGGCTTTTTACATTGAGATGAGGGTAATTATAATGGCTCTAAACGAGGTatatatcttcatttttgGATAAATGTATTGGGCAGTTGGAAAAACACGTGCATGCTGTATGTAGACATGAAGCAATTCATGATGAGGCTAATTTTAGCTACAATTCTCTGCGTAGCTGCGGTACAGAAAGTTTTAGGGCAAATTTATGGGTTCCGTGTACTTGCAATAGAGCAAAATCGCAGCTTTAGAAGGAGTTAGGATATACATGAGAGATCATGCGAACAAATGAATACCTTCAGAAAGAGAGTCTTTGGCATTTACGACACTTGCAAAGTGTAATACGTAAATTGCAGTCGACCGCAGCATATTGCTGCAGCTGAAGTTTTTTTGTTAGTCCGACTTTAAAATGACAGCTTTAACTGCTGGTTTCATGATGGACTATAACATGACAATTTGTAAAGAACTCTCATCTAGATCTCAATTATGCCATCCAAAAGGTATGGAATTTTACCATTCCGTGTCTTTAAGCGGGCGTTGAATATATATCGAAGATAGTATATAAAGTGCCAGAAATAGCTCAGCAGGGCTTAAATAATTCGTGTAATTTGACATAATAATGCCTTACGTCATCCGTTTCCAATACCTCCATGCTATACTTACACGCTATGCATCCTACCAACAACCTCTGATCTACTAGTTCACACTTTATAAGAAGAAGCCTAGTAGAGAgtcatatttatttctacTCATTGATTGTTGCCACCACATCCATCTGGCCGTTTCGCGACAAGAATTTTCGACTAATATAATAGGCACATTTTCCATAGCCACATGTGTGTACCACATGTagtcttgaaaatatcgCACAGGTGTGTATGATGTAACCTAATGCATCTCATGGCCTTTAAAGTCGTATTTATCAATCAAAATTCGAAAAAAATATGTACATGGGCAATTCAATCTCCAGGTATTACCCGTAGTACACAATACTGCTTGACGGATGTATCTATGGGcttattataaataaattggaaattcgaattttataatttattcttacttatttatttatttgtgGTAACTATATCAAAAAGGGTTCCGTCAAGTTTCAGATTTTGCGAAGAGTACTACAATATCATTTAGATTCTCTTCTGAATAATTAATTGAGTATTGGTGAATACATCATAGCATTGCATCATGACCAAACTGTTATTAGATGAGTCGATGCCCCATAAAGACCTCAGGCAggaaatcaaatttatagaCAGATATTTGTGCCAGTACGTACACAATCCCATATTCAGTTCGATAGTGCTCATTGGGAGTTGTTGTTTTATAAATGGAATCCAATACTACGAAATATATACCAAATCACAATGGGAGTTGATCTTCATACAAGATTGCATTTTTGACTTCTTGCAGAATATCATCAGcttgatatttatattacgGTTTTGTATCGGCAAATTTGGAAATGCCCCAATAGAAGCCGCGTTGTTAGTGTTGGAGAACATTGGATGTTTCAACTTAGTTTTCAACCAAAACTATTCGTTGTTAATGACCGATGTAAGTATTGCGTTCAAGgtatttattctttggCAAATATTGTGTCCATATTTTATTCTCACCATAAATTTAGctgattatattaattgGAAAATAGGTGATTGCAAGCCCAAATCTTTACTCGGTAAGAACGATATTGTTCTTAGTTTCCATGAGTTGTTAATCGACACcaataacaattttttGCCCATATTTATTGCGCATTCATTCATAATAATCGATCTCAACTTCACGTTTGTTACATCCAACTGGATTATTTTTGCCTACAAGCTATCAATTTTCCTGTTGAAATTCTATTGCATATGCCGCTACATTCTATATGAGACTTGTTATATTGTGTACAACATCAATTTCAC harbors:
- a CDS encoding DEHA2E17644p (similar to uniprot|Q03774 Saccharomyces cerevisiae YDR165W TRM82 Subunit of a tRNA methyltransferase complex); the encoded protein is MKHPFQIITTDKSGKHLFATVKNNLQVFDLESGSLLGVWIDEVNSNTSLKKQQEEKIKVLQAQQEELTQTSEDTEQENTAPYKKQKSSVSKPIKVPKIPVPGPGAPPIYNYIRALTLSKDEKFLIGITDSDKSVIIFSIDFENTENCLTLIKRQVFPKRPCAVSTSIDDRTVVVADKFGDVYTIEIDSEAAIDEKELSPLLGHVSMLSDVKIAEHNGKQFILTGDRDEHIKVSNYPKSYIVKHWLFGHREFVSSLHIPDFNTDLLISGGGDEFVCLWNWYKNELLSKVPLRDLIQPFLTDSHLPPERFLTEDSKREISISKILTYVNPKSSEKLLIVLCENTNCVLLFELKDDFSIIHKCTLKVNYSLVDICLDQSSGTFIASKDIESGDDLLEFYQINNDSNNLEIVDRSNLSKAISTANNCEVESRDQFYPLYYINSLRKRSEH
- a CDS encoding DEHA2E17666p (similar to uniprot|Q12500 Saccharomyces cerevisiae YLR114C), translating into MDETNDIGLGISTNSPSESNPFQEPSTAVTTASASTIPSSISNHGNEEFTIKPIRLAKRQERRTSEEKNGEFHCRPMRLGSRNKSISSASDETPVSTPGSVKRKKSIQIRNLPIVETSFTQGMNTNVNDMIFAVCLVDFHHVRGPEIQWWRSNYYPSYPQDNKLFKNLPFQALPDGSHLFEETFSNFNLVYDFKTGKSYDDGEDYNSFDGDPRHLETLFGCSCVRQVKTSDLSDEEISRNKDITRSIVQKAVVVIAKNQPIFQIIKEKLSIISASYFLQNNFGNTEILESLYDNLNTTFRVKEKEGVIKDSTSKKQSSLNEFVERQDEFFVNLNLKHTLSKFKTNLLVIFKALLLEKKILIYSNNNLEMLTQFQNNLISLIPNLINNLGNSGCPLSDFIETNGPLTKPNSLNTSSRQSMLRFFGLPLQVFNTKGSFWNPYLPLQQLSELSASETRSYMVGCSNLLFVNQSESLNVDLLINLDTNELSYPKGKPEELHLTSKDKKFVNALISKIKSNEKDEWQNDIDNEQFIGSDDFVRFEFEDYLLSLLSTTRYNQYSEKFNQPPPGFSNVTLHQNENSDGKPSSDSSTIVEHLEEDVNLNNIDNGNLTLFNSKFIECWLTTNNFKIWNQMADEFIFNFLDPKHISVGLINDSEQYKFTALFNNLKLRLNSNQPSSVLDSEMKAQKFIPSSEEATNADDNKEKETKESSASSKEDIPRTPTKPIGNRISSWTSGWGFKKKS
- a CDS encoding DEHA2E17688p (similar to uniprot|P38013 Saccharomyces cerevisiae YLR109W AHP1 Thiol-specific peroxiredoxin), with protein sequence MGLKQDDKFPTDVTFKYIPIELNNTQDPLTCEQPILLKLDKHLEETDGNTLIVSVPGAFTPTCTANHIPPFLTNLSKLKKEKNIGSIIVISANDAFVLNAWGKLLLSTVKVTEPAPKIFFASDGNAAFSKEYDLSVDASANGMGIRTARYAIVVEDKTRKISYLGKEVERGVKFSGIDAILQAKL
- a CDS encoding DEHA2E17710p (highly similar to uniprot|P14832 Saccharomyces cerevisiae YDR155C CPR1 Cytoplasmic peptidyl-prolyl cis-trans isomerase (cyclophilin)), which encodes MSQVYFDISADGNKLGRVTFKLYDDVVPKTAENFRALCTGEKGFGYASSTFHRVIPQFMLQGGDFTRGNGTGGKSIYGEKFRDENFVKKHEKPGLLSMANAGPNTNGSQFFITTVTCPWLDGKHVVFGEVVDGFDIVKKVESYGSGSGATKSRITIDASGEL
- a CDS encoding DEHA2E17732p (weakly similar to CA4600|IPF2199 Candida albicans); translation: MTKSLLDESMPHKDLRQEIKFIDRYLCQYVHNPIFSSIVLIGSCCFINGIQYYEIYTKSQWELIFIQDCIFDFLQNIISLIFILRFCIGKFGNAPIEAALLVLENIGCFNLVFNQNYSLLMTDVSIAFKVFILWQILCPYFILTINLADYINWKIGDCKPKSLLGKNDIVLSFHELLIDTNNNFLPIFIAHSFIIIDLNFTFVTSNWIIFAYKLSIFSLKFYCICRYILYETCYIVYNINFTESYNWIYDDVNANNNCKPFLHENPNLQNRFLLTSVSLCICVNLLYIGSYYINLCP